The following coding sequences lie in one Hydrogenophaga sp. PBL-H3 genomic window:
- a CDS encoding LysR family transcriptional regulator, with product MNPNDFRLFLEVAELGSFTKVAAQRQTVQSHISRQISELESACGGALFRRTGRGVVLTDLGQHIETRVRNWLRDTDQLLADIRTDAGEPMGEVKLGILPSAAHPLMTRLYLRLQAEFPKIKLNIREGQGGELDALLDTGSVDMAVLFRYQKPASPDEKLLATVGTYLVSRVGDPLTRGEAVDFSKLEGLRLVLPRRPAHWRSVLDETARGKGFTLQAEVEADSLRVQKELVAHTAHLYSLLGPFSIADELRSGRLQAARIVNPDCRRHVTLSLPKQGQLTAASKIVARLITDLVESWGNRLSEPE from the coding sequence ATGAACCCGAACGACTTCCGGCTCTTTCTCGAAGTGGCCGAACTCGGCAGCTTCACCAAGGTCGCCGCGCAGCGCCAGACGGTGCAGTCCCACATCAGCCGACAGATCAGCGAACTGGAATCTGCCTGTGGCGGCGCGCTGTTCCGGCGCACCGGGCGGGGCGTGGTGCTCACCGATCTGGGCCAGCACATCGAAACCCGCGTGCGCAACTGGCTGCGCGACACGGACCAGTTGCTGGCCGACATCCGCACCGATGCCGGCGAGCCGATGGGCGAGGTCAAGCTCGGCATCCTGCCCTCGGCAGCGCACCCGCTGATGACCCGGCTCTACCTGCGCCTGCAGGCCGAGTTCCCGAAGATCAAGCTCAACATCCGCGAGGGACAAGGCGGCGAGCTCGATGCGCTGCTGGACACGGGCAGCGTTGACATGGCCGTGCTGTTTCGCTACCAGAAGCCGGCCAGCCCCGACGAAAAGCTGCTGGCCACCGTGGGCACCTACCTGGTGTCGCGGGTGGGCGACCCCCTCACCCGAGGTGAGGCGGTTGACTTCAGCAAGCTCGAAGGCCTGCGCCTGGTGCTGCCGCGCAGACCCGCGCACTGGCGCTCCGTGCTGGACGAAACCGCTCGGGGCAAAGGCTTCACGTTGCAGGCCGAGGTGGAGGCCGACTCCTTGCGTGTGCAAAAAGAGCTTGTGGCCCACACCGCTCACCTGTACTCACTGCTCGGCCCCTTTTCGATCGCCGACGAACTGCGATCGGGACGCCTGCAAGCGGCGCGCATCGTCAACCCGGACTGCCGACGCCACGTGACGCTGTCCCTGCCCAAGCAGGGGCAGTTGACGGCCGCCAGCAAGATCGTTGCCCGGTTGATCACGGACCTGGTGGAGAGCTGGGGAAATCGGTTGAGCGAACCTGAATGA
- a CDS encoding TonB C-terminal domain-containing protein: protein MTFALLFSLVFHAVLLGLTFGGQGIGLPGFGFPWQDRRIEVPNLRILLNAARGTAAEPSTEPVAEPLPPVQAVAQKAPMPEAASPPAPPVPPAPAPAPASSESATAPSAPQPTDQPAAVALVERAAPEEQQQEVARRELERLEAAQREVAREAAAKQEAEAALQEAARLEAAKLELERLEAARQELALQAAAQESARQEQARQALAQVEATRLEAERQASAQQEAAQVESARLEIERQGAARRKAAELEATRQETARQAAAQAEAAQRVEAERQRAERQAAAQQEASQQEVARAEAARRLEAERIETERQAAAQLEAAQQEAARLQAQRAEATRLEAQRQAAARQEATRQEAARRQAEQAEAAQRLEAERQEAARVNAERQAAAQQAATQREADRQQAAQAEATRQEAARQTAAQQATAQQEAASRQQAAQAEATRQEGERQAAAQQAAAQQEAASRQQAAPSEAARLQAERQEAQARREERLRAIGRQLNEEADRRDAAAAAARQLPYSLSTARRARLFGRSDPNAELIRYAEAWARKIQMNMTIDLVREAAKQPHTQPVVTVAIRSDGTVESVTLVRSSGVAAIDEAIPRIVHSQANYPAFSPALASEYDVVEIRRTWHFDVAVRLY from the coding sequence ATGACGTTTGCGCTGCTGTTCTCGCTGGTGTTCCACGCAGTGCTGCTGGGTCTGACCTTCGGTGGCCAGGGCATCGGCCTGCCGGGCTTCGGCTTCCCTTGGCAAGACCGGCGGATCGAGGTGCCCAACCTTCGCATCCTGCTGAATGCAGCACGGGGCACGGCAGCTGAGCCGTCGACCGAGCCGGTGGCGGAGCCGCTGCCGCCGGTGCAGGCTGTGGCGCAGAAAGCGCCCATGCCCGAAGCCGCATCGCCACCGGCTCCACCAGTTCCTCCAGCTCCAGCTCCAGCTCCAGCGTCCAGCGAAAGCGCGACCGCGCCCAGCGCCCCTCAGCCGACCGACCAACCCGCTGCGGTGGCGCTGGTTGAGCGCGCCGCACCAGAGGAACAGCAGCAGGAAGTCGCCAGGCGGGAGCTTGAGCGTCTCGAAGCTGCGCAACGGGAAGTGGCCAGAGAGGCGGCGGCGAAACAGGAAGCGGAAGCGGCCTTGCAAGAGGCCGCGCGGCTTGAAGCCGCGAAGCTGGAGCTTGAGCGGCTGGAAGCGGCTCGGCAAGAGCTTGCGCTGCAGGCTGCAGCGCAGGAGTCTGCCCGGCAGGAGCAGGCGCGGCAGGCACTGGCTCAGGTGGAAGCCACCCGACTGGAAGCCGAACGCCAGGCATCGGCACAACAAGAAGCGGCGCAAGTTGAAAGCGCACGGCTGGAGATCGAGCGCCAGGGCGCGGCTCGCCGCAAGGCGGCAGAGCTTGAAGCGACGCGGCAGGAGACCGCCCGCCAGGCAGCCGCGCAGGCCGAAGCCGCACAGCGGGTGGAGGCCGAACGGCAACGGGCCGAGCGCCAGGCGGCGGCGCAGCAAGAGGCCAGCCAACAGGAGGTCGCCCGCGCAGAAGCGGCCCGGCGACTTGAGGCAGAACGCATCGAGACCGAGCGGCAGGCCGCCGCGCAGCTGGAAGCCGCACAACAGGAAGCCGCCCGCCTGCAGGCGCAGCGCGCCGAGGCAACGCGGCTGGAGGCCCAGCGTCAAGCAGCGGCCCGGCAAGAAGCCACCCGACAGGAAGCCGCTCGCCGGCAGGCGGAACAGGCCGAAGCCGCGCAGCGGCTGGAGGCCGAGCGCCAGGAGGCTGCGCGGGTGAATGCCGAACGCCAGGCCGCTGCGCAGCAAGCAGCAACGCAGCGGGAAGCCGACCGCCAACAGGCCGCACAGGCCGAAGCCACGCGGCAGGAAGCCGCCCGCCAGACAGCGGCCCAACAAGCGACCGCCCAGCAGGAAGCAGCGTCTCGCCAGCAAGCAGCGCAGGCCGAGGCCACGCGGCAAGAAGGCGAACGCCAGGCCGCCGCGCAACAGGCGGCCGCCCAGCAGGAGGCGGCCTCCCGCCAGCAGGCCGCGCCATCCGAGGCCGCACGCCTGCAGGCCGAGCGGCAGGAGGCGCAAGCCAGACGGGAAGAGCGGCTGCGCGCCATCGGACGGCAACTGAACGAAGAAGCCGACCGGCGCGACGCGGCCGCGGCTGCGGCGCGCCAGTTGCCCTATTCGCTGAGCACCGCGCGCCGGGCCCGGCTTTTCGGGCGCTCAGACCCCAACGCCGAGCTCATCCGGTATGCAGAGGCCTGGGCGCGCAAGATCCAGATGAACATGACCATCGACCTGGTCCGCGAAGCGGCGAAACAGCCCCACACCCAGCCCGTGGTGACGGTGGCCATTCGCAGCGATGGCACGGTGGAGTCGGTGACCCTGGTTCGCTCCAGCGGCGTCGCGGCGATCGACGAGGCCATACCGCGCATCGTGCACAGCCAGGCGAACTATCCGGCGTTTTCACCCGCCCTGGCCAGCGAGTACGACGTGGTCGAAATTCGCCGCACCTGGCATTTTGATGTGGCCGTGCGCCTGTACTGA
- a CDS encoding DUF2855 family protein yields MTTLQFQVRKDQFATTRTVQLHDAPLAEGEIRVRIEHFAYTSNNITYAAFGDTMNYWQFFPVSPQAADQAAWGVVPVWGFGVVEQTQCAGVAVGERLYGYWPMASHTVLKPARVSPEGFFDGAPHRAALHPVYNHYLRCAVDPLHDPATEPLQALLRPLFLTAWLIDDFLADNDFFGANQGGKRGVMLLSSASSKTAYATAAQLAQRPEVEVVGLTSAGNVAFCESLGVYSRVLTYDQLDQLPQDTPCVYVDFAGNGALRQAIHSRFSALAYSCSIGGTHVDQLAGGRNLAGPRPVLFFAPAQAKKRHGDWGAAGFNERMARAWHAFMAQVSQPAAPWVVVQHHSGAAAVQAAHALVLGGRGDARVGHMLSLS; encoded by the coding sequence ATGACCACATTGCAGTTCCAGGTCCGAAAGGACCAGTTCGCCACCACCCGCACCGTGCAGTTGCACGACGCACCCTTGGCGGAAGGCGAAATCCGCGTGCGTATCGAGCACTTTGCCTACACCTCCAACAACATCACCTATGCCGCCTTCGGCGACACGATGAACTACTGGCAGTTCTTTCCTGTCTCGCCCCAGGCCGCAGACCAGGCCGCGTGGGGCGTGGTGCCGGTGTGGGGCTTCGGCGTGGTGGAGCAGACGCAGTGCGCCGGCGTTGCCGTGGGCGAGCGCCTGTACGGCTACTGGCCCATGGCCTCACACACCGTGCTCAAGCCCGCGCGCGTGTCGCCCGAGGGCTTTTTTGACGGCGCACCGCACCGTGCCGCGCTGCACCCGGTCTACAACCACTACCTGCGCTGCGCGGTGGACCCGCTGCACGACCCAGCCACCGAGCCGCTGCAGGCCTTGCTGCGCCCGCTCTTCCTCACCGCGTGGCTGATCGACGATTTTCTGGCCGACAACGATTTTTTTGGTGCGAACCAGGGCGGCAAGCGCGGCGTGATGCTGCTGTCGTCGGCCAGCAGCAAGACCGCGTATGCCACGGCCGCCCAGCTCGCACAACGGCCCGAAGTGGAGGTGGTGGGCCTCACCTCGGCGGGCAATGTGGCGTTTTGCGAAAGCCTGGGCGTGTACAGCCGCGTGCTCACCTACGACCAGCTCGACCAGTTGCCACAGGACACACCTTGCGTGTACGTGGACTTCGCCGGCAACGGCGCGCTGCGCCAGGCCATCCACAGCCGATTCAGCGCGCTGGCCTACAGCTGCTCCATCGGCGGCACCCATGTGGACCAGCTTGCTGGTGGACGCAACCTCGCAGGTCCGCGCCCGGTGCTGTTCTTCGCGCCGGCGCAAGCCAAGAAGCGCCACGGTGACTGGGGTGCTGCCGGGTTCAACGAGCGCATGGCCCGCGCCTGGCACGCTTTCATGGCCCAGGTGAGTCAGCCCGCCGCGCCCTGGGTGGTGGTGCAGCACCACAGCGGAGCGGCCGCCGTGCAAGCCGCCCACGCGCTGGTGCTGGGCGGGCGGGGAGACGCTCGGGTGGGGCACATGCTGTCGCTGTCGTAG
- a CDS encoding SOS response-associated peptidase: MCNLYNMTDKGAAERYLGSVGASVDVEDFVQATVGPFQHGLMVRPGLPGEAAQLVGRLGQWGMIRPGSATRRPASRAVLTNNARIEGITERVTYRGSWLQGQRCLILADWYQEPNWETGKNVWWRLRRADRAPWALAGLWSHWTDPQTGELVPNFTMITCNCDGHPLLGRLHKPDPTLPPDQQDKRAVAHIEPHDWHTWLHGAQADAQALVRPQACEVFDLADAHATDALLAARERGGQGSLL; encoded by the coding sequence ATGTGCAACCTCTACAACATGACCGACAAAGGTGCGGCCGAGCGATACCTCGGCAGTGTCGGCGCGAGCGTCGATGTCGAAGACTTCGTGCAGGCCACGGTGGGGCCGTTCCAGCACGGCTTGATGGTGCGCCCGGGCTTGCCGGGCGAAGCCGCGCAACTGGTTGGCCGCCTGGGCCAGTGGGGCATGATCCGCCCGGGCAGCGCCACGCGACGGCCTGCCTCGCGTGCCGTGCTCACCAACAACGCGCGCATCGAGGGCATCACCGAGCGCGTCACCTACCGCGGGTCGTGGCTGCAAGGCCAGCGCTGCCTGATCCTGGCGGACTGGTACCAGGAGCCGAACTGGGAAACAGGCAAGAACGTGTGGTGGCGCCTGCGCCGCGCCGATCGCGCACCCTGGGCGTTGGCGGGCCTTTGGTCGCACTGGACCGATCCCCAGACCGGCGAACTGGTGCCCAACTTCACCATGATCACCTGCAACTGCGACGGCCATCCTCTGCTGGGTCGCCTGCACAAACCCGACCCGACGCTGCCACCCGACCAGCAGGACAAACGCGCCGTGGCCCACATCGAACCGCACGACTGGCACACCTGGCTGCATGGTGCGCAAGCCGATGCCCAGGCGCTGGTGCGCCCGCAGGCCTGCGAGGTGTTTGATCTGGCGGATGCGCACGCCACCGATGCGCTGCTGGCAGCGCGCGAGCGCGGCGGTCAGGGCAGCCTGCTTTAG
- a CDS encoding multidrug effflux MFS transporter, translated as MAVAPTSTPSHGPLIANLIAQLAFGLLAMTICLPSMQEWGAIFGSDQASVQLTFSGYVVAYGGLQLLYGPWSDRLGRKKVLMFGLTLAGLGSVLAALSPSLAWLTAARALQGAGCAAGMVVGRAMVQDLFSGPERTRVMAYVGMSMGLVPPTATILGGQIHVRLGWQANFVLIAVLAVVLFVAAWKGLPDHEPSTTVQPHWLRAMLSSYARLAREPSFLLFVLILAMTTATFYAFLAGAPIVLGSYGVGPAGIGYYIMVVPLSYIVGNYLTTHLVHRTGDRAMMMLGQVFSVGGIALMLVLALANVDTPLAFALPLMLMGLGNGFLVPPALTGTVGLVPALAGSASAVAGLAQQLTGAVGGYAVGLVPHHGAVNLGWLMLGLGSVALVAQGVLNRRHVSKPAPVREDPRA; from the coding sequence ATGGCAGTTGCTCCAACCTCCACCCCCTCCCACGGCCCGCTGATCGCCAACCTGATCGCGCAGCTGGCCTTCGGCCTGCTCGCCATGACCATCTGCCTGCCGTCCATGCAGGAGTGGGGCGCCATCTTCGGATCGGATCAGGCCAGCGTGCAGCTCACCTTCAGCGGCTACGTGGTGGCTTACGGCGGGCTGCAGCTGCTCTACGGCCCGTGGTCGGACCGGCTGGGGCGCAAGAAGGTCCTGATGTTCGGCCTGACGCTCGCCGGCCTGGGCTCGGTGCTTGCGGCCTTGTCGCCGAGCCTGGCGTGGCTCACGGCGGCGCGCGCATTGCAGGGCGCAGGCTGCGCCGCCGGCATGGTGGTGGGCCGAGCGATGGTGCAAGACCTCTTCTCCGGGCCCGAGCGCACGCGTGTGATGGCCTACGTGGGCATGTCCATGGGTTTGGTCCCGCCCACCGCCACCATCCTGGGCGGGCAGATCCATGTGCGCCTGGGCTGGCAAGCCAATTTCGTGCTCATCGCGGTGCTCGCGGTCGTGTTGTTTGTGGCCGCATGGAAGGGCTTGCCCGACCATGAGCCGAGCACCACGGTGCAGCCGCACTGGCTGCGCGCCATGCTGTCGTCGTATGCGCGGCTGGCGCGTGAGCCCTCGTTCCTGTTGTTCGTGCTCATCCTCGCCATGACCACCGCCACGTTCTATGCGTTCCTCGCGGGAGCGCCCATCGTGCTGGGCAGCTATGGCGTGGGGCCGGCGGGCATCGGCTACTACATCATGGTCGTGCCGCTGTCCTACATCGTGGGCAACTACCTCACCACCCACCTCGTGCATCGCACCGGTGACCGCGCCATGATGATGCTGGGCCAGGTATTTTCGGTGGGAGGCATCGCGCTCATGCTGGTGCTGGCCCTGGCCAACGTGGACACCCCGCTGGCCTTTGCACTGCCGCTCATGCTGATGGGCCTGGGCAACGGCTTCCTGGTGCCCCCGGCACTCACCGGCACAGTGGGGCTGGTGCCGGCGCTGGCCGGCTCGGCCTCCGCGGTGGCGGGCCTGGCGCAGCAGCTCACGGGCGCGGTGGGTGGCTACGCCGTGGGCCTGGTGCCGCACCATGGCGCTGTCAACCTGGGCTGGCTGATGCTGGGCCTGGGCAGCGTGGCGCTCGTGGCGCAGGGGGTGCTGAATCGCCGACACGTGAGCAAGCCGGCACCAGTTCGCGAAGACCCCCGCGCCTAA
- a CDS encoding ABC transporter ATP-binding protein, with translation MNAAPPDAQAVFIAQGLTKVYGEGSTAVHALRGVDLRIVRGEFVVLLGASGSGKSTLLNILGGLDSASAGTARWVHEGESHELTGASDAELTRYRREHVGFVFQFYNLIPSLTALENVALVTDLADDPMPPEEALALVGLGERMNHFVAQLSGGEQQRVAIARAIAKRPAVLLCDEPTGALDCATGVMVLQAIEHVNRTLGTTTVVITHNAPIADMADRVLRLADGRITDTRINAHKVAASTLSW, from the coding sequence ATGAACGCCGCACCACCCGACGCACAAGCCGTCTTCATTGCCCAGGGCCTGACCAAAGTCTATGGCGAAGGGAGCACCGCCGTGCACGCGCTGCGCGGGGTGGACCTGCGCATCGTGCGTGGCGAATTCGTGGTGCTGCTGGGCGCCTCGGGCAGCGGCAAGTCGACCCTGCTCAACATCCTGGGCGGGCTGGACAGTGCCAGCGCCGGCACCGCGCGCTGGGTGCACGAGGGTGAATCGCACGAACTCACCGGCGCCAGCGACGCCGAGCTCACGCGCTACCGGCGCGAACACGTGGGCTTCGTGTTCCAGTTCTACAACCTCATCCCCAGCCTGACCGCGCTGGAAAACGTGGCGCTGGTGACCGACCTGGCCGACGACCCGATGCCGCCCGAGGAGGCGCTGGCGCTGGTGGGCCTGGGCGAGCGCATGAACCACTTCGTGGCGCAGCTCTCGGGCGGTGAGCAGCAGCGCGTGGCCATTGCGCGGGCCATCGCCAAGCGCCCGGCGGTGCTGCTGTGCGACGAGCCCACGGGCGCACTCGACTGCGCCACCGGCGTGATGGTGCTGCAGGCGATCGAACACGTGAACCGCACGCTGGGCACCACCACGGTGGTGATCACGCACAACGCGCCGATCGCCGACATGGCCGACCGCGTGCTGCGCCTGGCTGACGGGCGCATCACCGACACGCGGATCAATGCGCACAAGGTGGCCGCGTCCACCCTGAGCTGGTGA
- a CDS encoding ABC transporter permease, giving the protein MKALDTKLWRDLKRLRAQVATISLVVAIGVAGFVGMFSVHESLQGSRDSFYRDNHLADLFASVKRAPVHLGTRLAAIPGVAEVQLDVVMDAQIALPDADAPVTGRFIGLDLARVHAQRQRLNALTLRSGRWPERGRALEAVVSDRFAVARGLQPGDRVNAILNGRLEQVHLVGTAISPEYVFASRGGAPDDKTFGIWWIDSERMAHAFDLQGAFNQVSLRLDAGASAPAVTEQTDRLLDAYGSLGAVGHDKQLSAKIVADELSQLKVMGTVLPSIFLAVAMFILNVVISRQVATQRSQIAALKALGYSDGAIAWHYIKLSMVIAGLGVVAGLVLSVVIGQLMLGLYDEVFRFNRLAYVTTPWLVVASTALAFAAAAVGTWTAIRAVVRLRPAQAMQPPAPPSYRQTLIERLGLGRRVSTGALMVIRNFERRPLRAAFTVTGIAMSVALQISGAFWLDAIAHIVDVQFRQVQQGDVLVSFHRPVPLSVVQNLRRLPGVMSAEPYRSEPVRVRRLGRSEDAALTGLIEGAQLLRAVDDTRGHVALPASGVVMSALLAKAVGARVGDRVEIEFRLWHQRRTTAQVVDIVHTMMGKQAFMNLDAMNGLARDGAGVAEAALRVDPLAMGDFWAAVKRAPVITAVFDKAGSMASFNETTSRNMGVFSTILTLFAVAMAVGIVYNAARIALSERAWELASLRVLGMTRAEVSVLLLGELGAELLLALPIGAVAGWLLASLLMRLMSSDNIDFPVVIEPATYAWAALIVLAAGVVSALLVRRHIDRLDLVAVLKVRE; this is encoded by the coding sequence ATGAAAGCCCTGGACACCAAGCTCTGGCGCGATCTCAAGCGTCTGCGCGCACAAGTGGCCACCATCTCGTTGGTGGTGGCCATCGGCGTGGCCGGCTTCGTGGGCATGTTTTCGGTGCATGAATCGCTCCAGGGTTCGCGCGACAGCTTCTACCGCGACAACCACCTCGCCGACCTGTTCGCCAGCGTCAAGCGCGCGCCGGTCCACCTGGGCACGCGCCTGGCCGCCATTCCCGGCGTGGCCGAGGTGCAGCTGGATGTGGTGATGGACGCGCAAATCGCGCTGCCCGACGCCGACGCGCCGGTGACCGGCCGCTTCATCGGCCTGGACCTGGCCCGGGTGCACGCGCAGCGCCAGCGGCTCAATGCGCTCACGCTGCGCAGCGGCCGCTGGCCCGAGCGTGGCCGCGCTCTCGAAGCGGTGGTGAGCGATCGGTTTGCCGTGGCGCGCGGCCTGCAGCCCGGCGACCGGGTCAACGCCATCCTGAATGGCAGGCTGGAGCAGGTGCATCTGGTGGGCACGGCCATTTCGCCCGAATACGTTTTTGCATCGCGCGGGGGCGCGCCCGACGACAAGACCTTCGGCATCTGGTGGATCGACAGCGAGCGCATGGCGCACGCCTTCGACCTGCAAGGCGCGTTCAACCAGGTCTCGCTGCGGCTGGACGCGGGCGCCTCGGCGCCAGCCGTGACCGAGCAGACCGACCGCCTGCTTGACGCCTACGGCAGCCTGGGCGCGGTGGGCCACGACAAACAGCTGTCGGCCAAGATCGTGGCCGACGAGCTTTCACAGCTCAAGGTGATGGGCACGGTGTTGCCCTCGATCTTCCTGGCGGTGGCCATGTTCATCCTCAACGTGGTGATCAGCCGCCAGGTGGCCACGCAGCGCAGCCAGATCGCGGCACTCAAGGCGCTGGGCTACAGCGACGGGGCCATCGCGTGGCACTACATCAAGCTCTCCATGGTGATCGCCGGCCTGGGCGTGGTGGCCGGCCTGGTCCTGAGCGTGGTCATCGGCCAGCTGATGCTGGGCCTGTACGACGAGGTGTTCCGCTTCAACCGGCTGGCCTACGTCACCACGCCGTGGCTGGTGGTGGCCTCCACGGCGCTGGCGTTTGCCGCCGCCGCAGTCGGCACCTGGACGGCCATCCGCGCCGTGGTGCGCCTGCGGCCCGCGCAGGCCATGCAGCCCCCTGCCCCACCCAGTTACCGGCAGACGCTGATCGAACGGCTGGGCCTGGGCAGGCGCGTGAGCACCGGCGCGCTCATGGTGATCCGCAACTTCGAGCGCCGACCGCTGCGCGCCGCCTTCACCGTCACCGGCATCGCGATGTCGGTGGCGCTGCAGATCTCGGGGGCGTTCTGGCTGGACGCCATCGCACACATCGTCGACGTGCAGTTCCGCCAGGTGCAGCAGGGCGACGTGCTGGTAAGTTTTCACCGCCCGGTGCCGCTGTCGGTGGTGCAGAACCTTCGGCGCCTGCCCGGCGTGATGAGCGCCGAACCCTACCGCAGCGAGCCGGTGCGCGTGCGCCGTCTGGGCCGCAGCGAAGACGCTGCGCTCACCGGTCTGATCGAGGGCGCACAGCTCCTGCGCGCGGTGGACGACACCCGTGGCCATGTGGCACTGCCGGCCAGCGGGGTGGTGATGTCGGCGCTGCTGGCCAAGGCCGTGGGCGCGCGCGTGGGCGACCGGGTCGAGATCGAGTTCCGTCTGTGGCACCAGCGGCGCACAACCGCACAGGTGGTCGACATCGTGCACACCATGATGGGCAAGCAGGCCTTCATGAACCTGGATGCCATGAACGGATTGGCGCGCGACGGTGCCGGCGTGGCCGAGGCCGCTCTGCGGGTGGACCCGCTGGCCATGGGTGATTTCTGGGCAGCGGTCAAGCGCGCGCCGGTCATCACCGCGGTGTTCGACAAGGCCGGCTCCATGGCCAGCTTCAACGAGACCACCTCGCGCAACATGGGCGTGTTCAGCACCATCCTCACCCTGTTCGCCGTGGCCATGGCGGTGGGCATCGTCTACAACGCCGCGCGCATCGCGCTCTCGGAGCGGGCCTGGGAACTCGCCAGCCTGCGCGTGCTGGGCATGACGCGCGCCGAGGTCTCGGTGCTGCTGCTTGGCGAACTGGGGGCCGAGCTGCTGCTGGCCCTGCCCATCGGTGCGGTGGCGGGCTGGCTGCTGGCCTCCCTGCTGATGCGCCTCATGTCCTCGGACAACATCGATTTCCCGGTGGTGATCGAACCCGCCACCTACGCCTGGGCCGCCCTGATCGTGCTGGCCGCCGGGGTGGTGAGCGCCCTGCTGGTGCGCCGCCACATCGACCGGCTCGACCTGGTCGCCGTTTTGAAAGTCCGCGAATGA
- a CDS encoding efflux RND transporter periplasmic adaptor subunit, whose protein sequence is MNHTNPNHRWRRWAPWALAALVAAALAFWAFQPRPLLVEVAPVTTGVFEQVIEEDGQLRLKHRYLISAPTQAELARPTLKVGDAVRAGDVVATLAPVAPQMIDARTRLVLQQRVGSADAARRAASAQLQRLDTALAQASLEVERAQKLARENFIAPSVRDAAVLAKRSAQQALDAGRAEQRASEFALAEAQAALARSEPGAGARVEGLWTLKSPVDGQVIKLHLDSAAPVTAGQHLLEIGDTTAMEAVVDVLSSEVQLIAPGAPASLTLTAGAPALSGHVVRIEPVAFTKVSALGIEEQRVNVIVDLDTTAPRTQRLGDGFRVDARITVSTQAGALLVPSAALVREGTAWRVFVVEGQRAVARTITLRERNADVAWVGEGVREGERVLLYPGSTITDGQAVKVR, encoded by the coding sequence ATGAACCACACGAACCCCAACCACCGCTGGCGCCGCTGGGCGCCTTGGGCGCTGGCTGCCCTGGTGGCCGCCGCCCTCGCCTTCTGGGCCTTCCAGCCGCGCCCCCTGCTGGTGGAGGTGGCGCCAGTCACCACCGGCGTTTTCGAGCAGGTAATCGAAGAAGATGGCCAGCTGCGCCTGAAGCACCGCTACCTGATCTCGGCGCCCACCCAGGCCGAACTGGCGCGGCCCACACTCAAGGTGGGCGACGCGGTGCGCGCTGGCGACGTGGTGGCCACGCTGGCCCCGGTGGCGCCGCAGATGATCGATGCCCGCACGCGGCTGGTGCTGCAGCAGCGCGTGGGCAGTGCCGACGCAGCGCGCCGCGCGGCCAGCGCGCAGCTGCAGCGCCTGGACACCGCGCTGGCCCAGGCCAGCCTGGAGGTCGAGCGCGCACAGAAGCTGGCGCGCGAGAACTTCATCGCACCGTCGGTGCGCGATGCGGCCGTGCTGGCGAAGCGCTCGGCGCAGCAGGCGCTGGACGCTGGCCGTGCCGAGCAGCGCGCGTCTGAGTTCGCGCTGGCCGAAGCCCAGGCCGCACTCGCGCGCTCCGAACCGGGTGCGGGGGCTCGCGTGGAAGGCTTGTGGACCCTGAAGAGCCCGGTGGACGGCCAGGTCATCAAGCTGCACCTGGACAGCGCCGCCCCCGTGACAGCTGGCCAGCACCTGCTGGAGATTGGCGACACCACGGCGATGGAGGCCGTGGTCGACGTGCTCTCCAGCGAGGTGCAGCTGATCGCACCCGGTGCGCCCGCGAGCCTCACGCTCACCGCCGGTGCACCAGCCCTGTCGGGCCATGTGGTGCGCATCGAGCCGGTGGCTTTCACCAAGGTCTCGGCCCTGGGTATCGAGGAACAGCGGGTGAACGTGATCGTGGACCTGGACACCACCGCACCCCGGACGCAGCGCTTGGGCGACGGTTTCAGGGTCGACGCGCGCATCACCGTATCGACGCAGGCGGGCGCCCTGCTCGTGCCAAGCGCCGCGCTGGTGCGCGAGGGCACAGCGTGGCGGGTGTTCGTGGTCGAAGGCCAACGCGCCGTGGCCCGAACCATCACGCTGCGCGAGCGCAACGCCGACGTGGCCTGGGTGGGTGAAGGGGTGCGCGAAGGTGAGCGCGTCCTGCTCTACCCCGGCAGCACCATCACCGACGGGCAGGCCGTGAAGGTCAGGTGA